One Micromonospora sp. FIMYZ51 genomic window carries:
- a CDS encoding pseudouridine-5'-phosphate glycosidase, with translation MTDFPLRLGPEVAQALRERRPVVALESTIVSHGLPRPDNLRVARQIEQAVRDAGAVPATIGMVAGDLVVGLDDAELTRLATADGVTKLSVRDLAVAAATRADGATTVAATSAVAARAGIGVFATGGLGGVHREAAQTFDESADLITLARTPIAVVCAGVKSILDVGATLERLETLGVAVVGYRTRRFPGFFITDGGFDLDWSVDSPELIADVLAAHEGHGVHRGGLIVANPLPADEQLDPELHDRTLAEGLARLERDGISGKAVTPFLLAHFHSATEGASLAVNVRIILRNADLAARIAVAAATRRGDPPA, from the coding sequence GTGACCGACTTTCCCCTTCGCCTCGGCCCCGAGGTTGCCCAGGCGCTGCGCGAGCGGCGTCCCGTGGTCGCCCTGGAGAGCACAATCGTCTCGCACGGCCTGCCCCGGCCGGACAACCTGCGGGTGGCCCGGCAGATCGAACAGGCCGTCCGGGACGCGGGTGCGGTGCCGGCCACCATCGGCATGGTCGCCGGTGATCTCGTGGTGGGCCTCGACGACGCTGAGCTGACCCGGCTGGCCACCGCGGACGGGGTGACCAAACTCTCCGTACGCGATCTCGCGGTGGCCGCCGCGACCCGCGCCGACGGCGCCACCACCGTGGCGGCGACCAGCGCGGTGGCCGCCCGGGCGGGGATCGGGGTCTTCGCCACCGGCGGCCTGGGCGGGGTGCACCGCGAGGCCGCGCAGACCTTCGACGAGTCGGCCGACCTGATCACCCTGGCCCGGACGCCGATCGCGGTGGTCTGCGCAGGGGTCAAGTCGATCCTCGACGTGGGGGCGACGCTGGAACGCCTGGAGACCTTGGGGGTGGCCGTGGTCGGCTACCGCACCCGCAGGTTCCCGGGCTTCTTCATCACCGACGGCGGCTTCGACCTGGACTGGTCGGTCGACTCGCCGGAGCTGATCGCCGACGTGCTGGCCGCTCACGAGGGGCACGGCGTGCATCGTGGCGGTCTGATCGTCGCCAACCCGCTGCCCGCCGACGAACAGCTCGACCCGGAACTGCACGACCGTACGCTCGCCGAGGGGCTGGCCCGGCTGGAGCGCGACGGGATCAGCGGCAAGGCGGTGACGCCGTTCCTGCTGGCCCACTTCCACTCCGCCACCGAGGGTGCGAGCCTGGCGGTCAACGTACGGATCATCCTGCGTAACGCCGACCTCGCCGCCCGGATCGCGGTCGCCGCCGCCACCCGACGGGGCGACCCGCCGGCGTGA
- a CDS encoding DUF3039 domain-containing protein, which translates to MSTQVLERPELKDADTGPEMFHYVRKEKIAESAVMGTFVVALCGETFPVTKSAKPGSPVCPKCKEIYDSYSE; encoded by the coding sequence GTGAGCACACAGGTCCTCGAGCGTCCGGAGCTGAAGGACGCCGACACCGGTCCGGAGATGTTCCACTACGTCCGGAAGGAGAAAATCGCCGAAAGTGCCGTCATGGGCACCTTCGTCGTGGCGTTGTGCGGGGAGACGTTTCCGGTGACGAAGTCGGCCAAGCCGGGCTCGCCGGTCTGCCCCAAGTGCAAGGAGATCTACGACTCGTACTCCGAGTGA
- a CDS encoding trimeric intracellular cation channel family protein produces the protein MTTSTALLLADLAGVAVFAASGASAAVAKRLDLFGVVFVGFVAALGGGIVRDLVIDEVPPLAFADWRYATTAAVTAAAIFWLHPQFARLRTTVLVLDAAGLGLFTVTGTLKALDAQVPPVGAVLIGMITAIGGGLVRDLLTGEIPVVLRREIYAVAALAGAILMVLLNGLGHTGPIPLTGAAMLVFGVRLVALRRRWSAPVPAPRPPPTATPGPPPE, from the coding sequence GTGACCACCTCCACCGCCCTGCTCCTGGCCGACCTGGCCGGCGTCGCGGTTTTCGCCGCCTCGGGCGCCTCCGCGGCGGTGGCCAAGCGGCTCGACCTGTTCGGCGTCGTCTTCGTCGGTTTCGTCGCCGCCCTCGGCGGCGGGATCGTGCGGGATCTCGTGATCGACGAGGTCCCGCCGCTGGCCTTCGCCGACTGGCGATACGCGACCACCGCCGCGGTGACCGCGGCGGCGATCTTCTGGCTGCACCCGCAGTTCGCCCGGCTGCGCACCACAGTGCTGGTGCTGGACGCCGCCGGGCTCGGCCTGTTCACCGTCACCGGCACCCTCAAGGCCCTCGACGCCCAGGTGCCGCCGGTCGGTGCGGTCCTGATCGGCATGATCACCGCGATCGGTGGCGGGCTCGTTCGGGACCTGTTGACCGGCGAGATCCCGGTGGTGCTGCGGCGGGAGATCTACGCCGTCGCGGCGCTCGCCGGGGCGATCCTGATGGTGCTGCTGAACGGCCTCGGGCACACCGGACCGATCCCGCTCACCGGCGCGGCGATGCTGGTCTTCGGCGTACGCCTGGTGGCCCTGCGCCGCCGCTGGTCGGCCCCGGTGCCGGCGCCACGGCCGCCGCCCACCGCCACCCCCGGCCCGCCACCGGAGTGA
- a CDS encoding DEAD/DEAH box helicase, which translates to MAARTPALETFPPLRAWQRKAMVEYLRRRSEDFTAVATPGAGKTTFALRIAAELLADGTVEAVTVVAPTEHLKSQWAAAAARVGIQLDAAFRNADLHSSADFHGAVVTYAQVGMAPQVHRRRTMTRRTLVILDEIHHAGDSRTWGDGVKAAFEPAVRRLMLTGTPFRSDDNPIPFVSYERGDDGLLRSRADSVYGYSDALRDGVVRPVLFLAYSGETRWRTNAGEELAARLGEPMTQDLVAQAWRTALDPAGDWMPQVLRAADARLTVLREAGMPDAGGLVIATDQQAARSYAKLIEQVTGERAAVVLSDDVGASARIATFAASEQRWLVAVRMVSEGVDIPRLAVGVYATSASTPLYFAQAIGRFVRARRPGETASVFLPSVPHLLGLASEMETERDHVLGKPKDREGFDDDLLDRAQREEQASGELEKRYAALSATAELDQVIFDGASFGTAAQAGTPEEEEYLGLPGLLTSEQVAALLSKRQAEQLAAQRRRAAERSAEPAGAPAAPAPMSAAQRRVALRRQLNALVAAQHHRTGQPHGKIHAELRRLCGGPPSAQATIEQLEERIATVQTL; encoded by the coding sequence GTGGCAGCCCGGACGCCGGCGCTCGAGACATTTCCGCCCCTACGGGCCTGGCAGCGCAAGGCGATGGTGGAGTACCTGCGCCGTCGCAGCGAGGACTTCACCGCGGTGGCCACGCCCGGCGCCGGTAAGACCACCTTCGCGCTGCGGATCGCCGCCGAGTTGCTCGCCGACGGCACCGTCGAGGCGGTCACCGTGGTCGCGCCGACCGAGCACCTGAAGAGCCAGTGGGCGGCTGCGGCGGCCCGGGTCGGCATCCAACTCGACGCCGCGTTCCGCAACGCCGACCTGCACTCCTCGGCCGATTTCCACGGTGCCGTGGTCACCTACGCCCAGGTCGGCATGGCGCCGCAGGTGCACCGGCGGCGCACCATGACCCGGCGGACCCTTGTCATCCTCGACGAGATCCACCACGCGGGCGACTCGCGTACCTGGGGCGACGGGGTGAAGGCCGCCTTCGAACCGGCGGTACGGCGGCTGATGCTCACCGGCACCCCGTTCCGCTCCGACGACAATCCGATCCCGTTCGTCAGCTACGAGCGCGGCGACGACGGTCTGCTGCGCTCGCGAGCCGACTCGGTCTACGGCTACTCCGACGCGCTGCGCGACGGCGTGGTGCGGCCGGTGCTGTTCCTGGCGTACTCGGGGGAGACCCGATGGCGGACCAACGCCGGGGAGGAACTGGCGGCCCGGCTGGGCGAGCCGATGACGCAGGATCTCGTCGCCCAGGCCTGGCGTACCGCCCTGGATCCGGCCGGCGACTGGATGCCGCAGGTACTGCGCGCCGCCGACGCCCGGCTGACCGTGCTGCGGGAGGCGGGCATGCCCGACGCCGGTGGCCTGGTCATCGCCACCGACCAGCAGGCTGCCCGCTCGTACGCCAAGCTGATCGAGCAGGTCACCGGGGAACGGGCCGCGGTGGTGCTCTCCGACGACGTGGGCGCTTCGGCCCGGATCGCGACGTTCGCGGCCTCCGAGCAGCGTTGGCTGGTGGCGGTGCGGATGGTGTCCGAGGGCGTCGACATCCCCCGGCTGGCCGTCGGCGTGTACGCGACAAGTGCCAGCACCCCGCTGTACTTCGCGCAGGCGATCGGGCGGTTCGTCCGGGCCCGCCGGCCGGGGGAGACCGCGTCGGTCTTCCTGCCCAGCGTGCCGCACCTGCTCGGGCTGGCCAGCGAGATGGAGACCGAGCGGGACCACGTACTGGGCAAGCCGAAGGACCGGGAGGGCTTCGACGACGACCTGCTGGACCGGGCCCAGCGCGAGGAACAGGCAAGCGGCGAGCTGGAGAAGCGGTACGCCGCGCTCTCCGCCACCGCCGAGCTGGACCAGGTGATCTTCGACGGTGCCTCCTTCGGTACGGCGGCCCAGGCCGGCACGCCCGAGGAGGAGGAATACCTGGGCCTGCCGGGTCTGCTCACCTCCGAGCAGGTGGCGGCGCTGCTGTCCAAGCGGCAGGCCGAGCAGTTGGCCGCCCAGCGGCGGCGGGCCGCCGAGCGTAGCGCCGAACCGGCCGGGGCACCGGCCGCCCCGGCACCGATGAGCGCCGCCCAGCGCCGGGTGGCGCTACGCCGTCAGCTCAACGCCCTGGTGGCCGCCCAGCACCACCGCACCGGCCAACCGCACGGCAAGATCCACGCCGAGCTGCGCCGCCTCTGCGGCGGCCCACCCAGCGCCCAGGCCACCATCGAGCAACTCGAAGAACGCATCGCCACCGTCCAGACCCTCTGA
- a CDS encoding RNA polymerase sigma factor encodes MTEPRQTGADVRSLTDTLIAHAQSAGGQLTSAQLARTVESAEVTPAQAKKILRALSEAGVTVVVDGSASTRRRVAAARSATPASRATTAKTTKKAAPAPKQAPAAEEAAAPAPRKATSRKAAGTTAEVAAKAAGPAKKTTRATKATVAAAASATKPAKGEGAEGEVDPEELAAEIEDVVVEEPAELAQAAEADAASSASDNDFEWDDEESEALKQARRDAELTASADSVRAYLKQIGKVPLLNAEQEVELAKRIEAGLYAAERLRAADEGEEKLAREMQRDLLWISRDGERAKNHLLEANLRLVVSLAKRYTGRGMAFLDLIQEGNLGLIRAVEKFDYTKGYKFSTYATWWIRQAITRAMADQARTIRIPVHMVEVINKLGRIQRELLQDLGREPTPEELAKEMDITPEKVLEIQQYAREPISLDQTIGDEGDSQLGDFIEDSEAVVAVDAVSFSLLQDQLQQVLQTLSEREAGVVRLRFGLTDGQPRTLDEIGQVYGVTRERIRQIESKTMSKLRHPSRSQVLRDYLD; translated from the coding sequence GTGACAGAACCCCGCCAGACCGGCGCCGACGTTCGCTCGCTCACCGACACCTTGATCGCCCACGCGCAGAGCGCCGGCGGCCAGCTCACGTCGGCCCAGCTCGCGCGCACCGTCGAGTCCGCCGAGGTGACTCCGGCCCAGGCCAAGAAGATCCTGCGAGCGCTCTCCGAAGCGGGGGTGACCGTGGTGGTCGACGGCTCGGCCAGCACCCGCCGCCGGGTCGCCGCCGCCCGCTCCGCGACCCCCGCGTCGCGGGCCACCACCGCCAAGACCACCAAGAAGGCCGCGCCGGCACCGAAGCAGGCGCCCGCGGCCGAGGAGGCCGCCGCCCCGGCGCCGCGCAAGGCGACCTCGCGCAAGGCCGCCGGCACCACCGCCGAGGTGGCCGCCAAGGCCGCCGGCCCGGCCAAGAAGACCACCCGGGCCACCAAGGCGACGGTGGCGGCTGCGGCGAGCGCGACCAAGCCCGCCAAGGGTGAGGGCGCCGAGGGCGAGGTGGACCCGGAGGAGCTGGCCGCCGAGATCGAGGACGTGGTGGTCGAGGAGCCGGCCGAGCTGGCCCAGGCCGCCGAGGCCGACGCCGCGAGCTCCGCCAGCGACAACGACTTCGAGTGGGACGACGAAGAGTCCGAGGCGCTCAAGCAGGCCCGCCGGGACGCCGAGCTGACCGCCTCGGCGGACTCGGTCCGGGCGTACCTCAAGCAGATCGGCAAGGTTCCGCTGCTCAACGCCGAGCAGGAGGTGGAGCTGGCCAAGCGGATCGAGGCGGGGCTCTACGCCGCCGAGCGGCTGCGCGCGGCCGACGAGGGCGAGGAGAAGCTCGCCCGGGAGATGCAGCGCGACCTGCTCTGGATCTCGCGGGACGGTGAGCGGGCCAAGAACCACCTGCTGGAGGCGAACCTGCGCCTGGTGGTCTCGCTGGCCAAGCGGTACACCGGCCGCGGCATGGCCTTCCTCGACCTGATCCAGGAAGGCAACCTCGGCCTCATCCGCGCCGTCGAGAAATTCGACTACACCAAGGGCTACAAGTTCTCCACCTACGCCACCTGGTGGATCCGCCAGGCCATCACCCGCGCCATGGCCGACCAGGCCCGCACCATCCGCATCCCGGTGCACATGGTCGAAGTGATCAACAAGCTGGGCCGGATCCAGCGCGAGTTGCTCCAGGATCTGGGCCGCGAGCCCACCCCGGAGGAGCTGGCCAAGGAGATGGACATCACACCGGAGAAGGTGCTGGAGATCCAGCAGTACGCCCGGGAGCCCATCTCGCTCGACCAGACCATCGGTGACGAGGGCGACAGCCAGCTCGGCGACTTCATCGAGGACTCGGAGGCCGTGGTGGCGGTCGACGCGGTCTCGTTCTCGCTGCTTCAGGACCAGCTCCAGCAGGTGCTTCAGACGCTGTCCGAGCGTGAGGCGGGCGTGGTACGCCTGCGGTTCGGCCTGACCGACGGCCAACCGCGTACCCTCGACGAGATCGGCCAGGTCTACGGCGTGACCCGTGAGCGGATCCGGCAGATCGAGTCCAAGACGATGTCCAAGCTGCGCCACCCGTCGCGCTCCCAGGTGCTGCGGGACTACCTTGATTGA
- a CDS encoding inositol monophosphatase family protein produces MDRSVPSPPELLEIALGVARDAAATAYRMRAEGVSVTATKSTVTDVVTAADRAVERQITGTLRRLRPGDAVLGEEYGTAEHGTDAPTGVRWIVDPIDGTVNYLYGLPHCAVSIAAEVDGAVVAGVVRNIHTGEEWTATIGGGAWRAGQRLTCSTETDLGQALVVTGFGYDSRRRAHQARVVAELITQVRDIRRLGAAAIDLCLVAEGRADAYYEKGLAAWDQAAGALVATEAGVRIGGLKGLPPGPDMVVAAPPALFDPLHDHLARLDASGGP; encoded by the coding sequence ATGGATCGCTCGGTGCCATCGCCGCCGGAGCTGTTGGAGATCGCGCTCGGCGTGGCGCGGGACGCGGCGGCCACCGCGTACCGGATGCGGGCCGAGGGGGTCTCGGTCACGGCGACCAAGAGCACCGTCACCGATGTGGTGACCGCCGCCGACCGGGCGGTCGAGCGCCAGATCACCGGCACGTTGCGGCGGCTGCGACCGGGTGACGCCGTGCTGGGCGAGGAGTACGGCACGGCGGAGCACGGCACCGACGCCCCGACCGGGGTGCGCTGGATCGTCGATCCCATCGACGGCACGGTCAACTACCTGTACGGGCTACCGCACTGCGCGGTGTCCATCGCCGCAGAGGTGGACGGCGCGGTGGTGGCGGGCGTGGTCCGCAACATCCACACCGGCGAGGAGTGGACCGCGACGATCGGCGGCGGCGCCTGGCGGGCCGGTCAGCGGCTGACCTGCTCCACCGAGACCGACCTCGGTCAGGCGCTGGTGGTCACCGGGTTCGGCTACGACTCGCGGCGCCGGGCCCATCAGGCCCGGGTGGTCGCGGAGTTGATCACGCAGGTGCGGGACATCCGCCGGCTCGGCGCCGCCGCCATCGACCTGTGCCTGGTCGCCGAGGGGCGGGCCGACGCCTACTACGAGAAGGGCCTGGCGGCCTGGGACCAGGCGGCGGGTGCGCTGGTGGCCACCGAGGCCGGCGTACGGATCGGCGGGCTCAAGGGCCTGCCGCCCGGGCCGGACATGGTCGTCGCCGCCCCGCCGGCCCTGTTCGACCCCCTGCACGACCACCTGGCTCGGTTGGATGCCTCCGGCGGCCCGTGA
- a CDS encoding LytR C-terminal domain-containing protein codes for MRALVVVGMLAVLALVFVVVAVLRDTQSSAGTAEGCPDDWPRADVTLRERKDVKLNVMNGTDRPGLAAVVGDDFRNRDFQVKKRGNEKKQIDGVAVLRYGPKGVGSAHLLRAYFLGRAKLEYNPEREDDIVDVVLGNNFQQLATTTEVNQSLGDLGAPVAPPGSCPMPVEK; via the coding sequence GTGCGAGCACTCGTTGTCGTCGGCATGCTGGCGGTGCTCGCCCTGGTCTTCGTGGTCGTCGCCGTGCTCCGGGACACGCAGAGCAGCGCGGGCACCGCCGAAGGCTGCCCCGATGACTGGCCGCGCGCCGACGTCACGCTGCGGGAGCGCAAGGACGTCAAGCTCAATGTGATGAACGGCACCGACCGCCCCGGGCTGGCCGCCGTCGTCGGTGACGACTTCCGCAACCGCGACTTCCAGGTGAAGAAGCGCGGCAACGAGAAGAAGCAGATCGACGGGGTGGCGGTCCTGCGCTACGGCCCGAAGGGCGTCGGGTCGGCGCACCTGCTGCGGGCGTACTTCCTGGGCCGGGCGAAGCTGGAGTACAACCCCGAGCGGGAGGACGACATCGTCGACGTGGTGCTCGGCAACAACTTCCAGCAGTTGGCCACCACCACCGAGGTCAATCAGTCCCTCGGCGACCTCGGTGCTCCGGTCGCCCCGCCGGGCTCCTGCCCGATGCCGGTGGAGAAGTAA
- a CDS encoding DUF4193 domain-containing protein, with protein sequence MATDYDAPRRDEVDLGEDSLEELKARRVDSQSGAVDVDEAEVAESFELPGADLADEELTVKVLPMQQDEFRCARCFLVHHRSQLAVERNGELICRECV encoded by the coding sequence ATGGCCACCGACTACGACGCCCCGCGCCGCGACGAGGTCGACCTCGGCGAGGACAGCCTGGAAGAGCTCAAGGCCCGGCGCGTCGACTCACAGTCGGGCGCCGTGGACGTCGACGAGGCTGAAGTGGCTGAGAGCTTCGAGCTGCCCGGGGCCGACCTGGCCGACGAGGAGCTCACGGTCAAGGTGCTGCCGATGCAGCAGGACGAGTTCCGCTGTGCCCGCTGCTTCCTGGTGCATCACCGTAGCCAGTTGGCGGTCGAGCGGAACGGCGAGCTGATCTGCCGCGAGTGCGTCTGA
- a CDS encoding DUF3093 domain-containing protein, whose protein sequence is MSQSPSASSTTASAAYSERLRLPWWLWLAGLAAATLVAVEIWMGGAGVRAWLPFAVLLPAAVAGLAWLGRIRVAVADGELRVDDARLPVRFVADAIALDAEGRREVLGVGADPLAFVVQRPWISGAVQVVLDDPADPTPFWVVSSRHPVELAEAILAARQSTN, encoded by the coding sequence GTGAGCCAGTCACCGTCTGCTTCGTCCACCACGGCGTCTGCGGCCTACTCCGAACGGCTCCGGCTGCCCTGGTGGCTGTGGCTCGCCGGGCTGGCCGCCGCCACCCTGGTCGCGGTCGAGATCTGGATGGGTGGCGCCGGGGTACGCGCCTGGTTGCCGTTCGCGGTGCTGCTTCCCGCCGCGGTCGCCGGGTTGGCGTGGCTGGGCCGGATCCGGGTCGCGGTGGCCGACGGCGAGTTGCGGGTCGACGATGCCCGGCTGCCGGTCCGGTTCGTCGCCGACGCCATCGCGCTGGACGCCGAGGGACGGCGTGAGGTGCTCGGCGTCGGAGCCGACCCACTGGCGTTCGTGGTCCAGCGGCCGTGGATCTCCGGCGCGGTTCAGGTGGTCCTGGACGATCCGGCCGACCCCACCCCGTTCTGGGTGGTCAGCTCCCGGCACCCGGTCGAGCTGGCCGAGGCGATCCTGGCCGCCCGGCAGTCGACGAACTGA
- the dut gene encoding dUTP diphosphatase has product MTDVVPVLVRQLDPELPLPAYAHPGDAGADLVAATDVELPPGGWALVPTGVAIALPEGYVGLVHPRSGLAARLGVTVLNAPGTVDAGYRGEILVNLINHDRATPVKISRGDRIAQLVVQRVARAAFRPVTELPASGRGTGGHGSTGGHAGLVPPPETAGADGTDGTVGANSGGWTQ; this is encoded by the coding sequence GTGACCGACGTGGTGCCCGTGCTGGTCCGGCAGCTCGACCCTGAGCTGCCGCTGCCGGCGTACGCCCATCCCGGTGACGCCGGTGCCGATCTGGTGGCGGCCACCGACGTCGAGTTGCCGCCCGGTGGCTGGGCGCTGGTGCCGACCGGTGTGGCGATCGCGCTACCCGAGGGGTACGTGGGCCTGGTTCATCCCCGATCGGGGCTTGCGGCCAGACTCGGCGTGACGGTGCTCAACGCGCCCGGTACGGTCGACGCCGGCTACCGGGGTGAGATCCTGGTCAACCTGATCAACCATGATCGGGCCACGCCGGTGAAGATCTCCCGGGGCGACCGGATCGCGCAACTCGTTGTGCAGCGAGTGGCGCGGGCCGCGTTCCGGCCGGTGACCGAGTTGCCCGCGTCCGGACGCGGGACCGGCGGCCACGGCTCCACCGGCGGGCACGCCGGGTTGGTGCCGCCACCGGAGACGGCTGGCGCGGACGGAACAGATGGCACCGTGGGTGCGAACAGCGGAGGGTGGACGCAGTGA
- a CDS encoding DUF3710 domain-containing protein: MIFSRKRDAGRHARAERAAEIPETTDVVEEAPARGPYDVTEAPEGVQRLDLGSLQIPAVADVEVRVQADPQGVIQQVVLVHGRSALQLGVFAAPRSDGIWDEVREEIRQSLFNDGAAAQEVAGEYGIELHARVRNEDGLTDLRFVGVDGPRWMVRAVYQGEAATNPAAAGPLAQCLEGLVVDRGVEAKPVREPLPLRLPREAGAQAGPADADAASTTGSR, translated from the coding sequence GTGATCTTCTCCCGAAAGCGGGACGCGGGGCGGCACGCCCGTGCCGAGCGGGCCGCCGAAATTCCCGAGACCACCGATGTCGTCGAGGAGGCCCCGGCGCGCGGGCCGTACGACGTCACCGAGGCACCGGAGGGGGTGCAGCGGCTCGATCTGGGCAGTTTGCAGATTCCGGCGGTGGCCGACGTCGAGGTGCGGGTGCAGGCCGACCCGCAGGGCGTGATCCAGCAGGTCGTGCTGGTGCACGGGCGCAGTGCCCTGCAACTCGGTGTCTTCGCGGCTCCGCGCAGCGATGGAATCTGGGACGAGGTGCGCGAGGAGATCCGCCAGTCCCTGTTCAACGACGGCGCCGCCGCGCAGGAGGTCGCCGGCGAGTACGGCATCGAGTTGCACGCCCGGGTGCGCAACGAGGACGGCCTGACCGACCTGCGGTTCGTCGGCGTCGACGGACCGCGGTGGATGGTCCGCGCGGTGTACCAGGGCGAGGCGGCCACCAACCCGGCTGCGGCCGGTCCACTGGCCCAGTGCCTGGAAGGGCTGGTCGTCGACCGGGGCGTGGAGGCCAAGCCGGTGCGTGAGCCGCTGCCGCTGCGGCTGCCGCGGGAGGCCGGAGCGCAGGCCGGCCCGGCGGATGCGGATGCCGCATCGACCACGGGTAGCCGCTGA
- a CDS encoding OB-fold nucleic acid binding domain-containing protein, whose protein sequence is MAADDGPGSLRRLLRRLTASEAEIEAQQLQRESARCGAVPVRQCGRGQVVSVSGRLRTVVYTPRTNQPALEADLYDGSDVVTLVWLGRRHITGIEPGRHLTARGRVAVRDDRKVIYNPYYELEPSR, encoded by the coding sequence ATGGCCGCCGACGATGGTCCGGGTTCGTTGCGCCGGTTGCTGCGCCGGCTCACCGCGAGCGAGGCCGAGATCGAGGCCCAGCAGCTGCAACGGGAGAGCGCCCGGTGCGGTGCGGTGCCGGTGCGGCAGTGCGGGCGCGGTCAGGTGGTCTCGGTCTCCGGCCGGCTGCGTACCGTCGTCTACACGCCGCGGACCAACCAGCCGGCCCTAGAGGCGGACCTCTACGACGGCAGCGATGTGGTGACGCTGGTCTGGCTGGGCCGCCGGCACATCACCGGCATTGAACCAGGGCGGCACCTGACCGCCCGGGGACGGGTCGCGGTGCGGGACGACCGCAAGGTGATCTACAACCCGTACTACGAGTTGGAGCCGTCGAGATGA
- a CDS encoding DUF3159 domain-containing protein — protein sequence MTTGQPPATQPETGSVEEERLPTVAEQMADQLGGWRGLFESSIPVVVFVIANIVGELRPAVIASVSVAVLIGGLRLAQRRPVRHAVNGLFGIAIGAAIAWRTGEARDFYLPGILYGIGYGAALLISAAIRQPLVGWLWSVLVAKGSSEWRNDPRLVRTFTWLTVLWGVVWLAKVGVQAGLYLAEQDTALGVARLALGYPPYVMLLLITVWTVRRVTREPHPQPTPLPGG from the coding sequence ATGACCACGGGACAGCCGCCGGCTACCCAGCCGGAGACCGGGTCGGTGGAGGAGGAGCGGCTGCCCACCGTCGCCGAGCAGATGGCCGACCAGTTGGGCGGCTGGCGAGGGCTGTTCGAATCGAGCATCCCGGTGGTGGTCTTCGTGATCGCCAACATCGTCGGCGAGCTGCGGCCCGCGGTGATCGCGTCGGTGAGCGTGGCGGTGCTTATCGGCGGGCTGCGGCTGGCCCAGCGCCGCCCGGTGCGGCACGCCGTCAACGGGCTCTTCGGCATCGCCATCGGCGCGGCCATCGCCTGGCGTACCGGTGAGGCGCGCGACTTCTACCTGCCCGGGATTCTCTACGGCATCGGCTACGGGGCAGCGTTGCTGATCTCGGCGGCGATCCGCCAGCCGCTGGTCGGCTGGCTCTGGTCGGTGCTGGTGGCCAAGGGTAGTTCCGAGTGGCGCAACGACCCCAGGCTGGTGCGGACCTTCACCTGGCTGACCGTGCTGTGGGGCGTGGTCTGGCTGGCCAAGGTCGGAGTGCAGGCCGGGCTGTACCTCGCCGAGCAGGACACCGCGCTCGGCGTGGCGCGGCTGGCGCTGGGCTATCCGCCGTACGTCATGCTGTTGTTGATCACGGTGTGGACCGTGCGTCGGGTCACCCGGGAGCCGCATCCGCAGCCGACGCCGCTGCCGGGCGGCTGA
- a CDS encoding TrkA family potassium uptake protein yields the protein MRVVIAGAGNVGRSIAQELIENGHQVMLIERQPRMLRPERVPEARWVLADACELTSLEEADLANCDVVVAATGDDKANLVVSLLAKTEFAVPRVVARVNRAENEWLFTEQWGVDVAVSKPRVMAALVEEAVTVGDLVRIMTFRQGEANLVEITLPPTAPYVGQPLHAVPLPRDAALVAILRGKRVLVPTPDDPIEAGDELIFVCTAEMEDAVRSVVLGPDSVERTRESR from the coding sequence ATGCGGGTCGTCATCGCCGGTGCCGGCAACGTGGGTCGGTCGATCGCCCAGGAGCTGATCGAGAACGGCCATCAGGTGATGCTGATCGAGCGGCAACCACGGATGCTGCGCCCCGAACGGGTACCGGAGGCCCGGTGGGTGCTGGCCGACGCCTGCGAGCTGACCAGCCTGGAAGAGGCCGACCTCGCCAACTGCGACGTGGTGGTCGCGGCGACCGGCGACGACAAGGCCAACCTCGTGGTGTCGCTGCTGGCCAAGACCGAGTTCGCGGTGCCCAGGGTGGTCGCGCGGGTCAACCGGGCCGAGAACGAGTGGCTCTTCACCGAGCAGTGGGGGGTGGACGTGGCGGTCAGCAAGCCGCGCGTGATGGCCGCGCTGGTCGAGGAGGCGGTGACCGTCGGCGACCTGGTCCGCATCATGACGTTCCGGCAGGGTGAGGCGAACCTCGTGGAGATCACGTTGCCGCCGACCGCGCCGTACGTCGGCCAGCCCCTGCACGCGGTGCCGCTGCCCCGGGACGCCGCGCTGGTGGCGATCCTGCGCGGCAAGCGGGTGCTGGTCCCCACCCCGGACGACCCGATCGAGGCCGGCGACGAACTGATCTTCGTCTGCACCGCCGAGATGGAGGACGCCGTCCGCTCGGTGGTGCTCGGGCCGGACAGCGTGGAACGTACCCGCGAGTCGCGCTGA